One region of Streptomyces davaonensis JCM 4913 genomic DNA includes:
- a CDS encoding alpha-L-arabinofuranosidase C-terminal domain-containing protein: MSRTRWRYGLTATACLLAAGLVPAPAHAEDVTDYAITVDPTDRGAKIDDTMYGVFFEDINRAADGGLYAELVQNRSFEYSTADNGSYTPLTSWAVSGTAEVLDDSGRLNERNRNYLSLSAGSAVTNSGYNTGVRVEQGKRYDFSVWARADAGSTLTVGLKDAAGTLATARQVAVSGGWKKYTATFTASRTSSHGRLAVASSGAAALDMVSLFPRDTYKQQANGLRKDLAQKIEALNPSFVRFPGGCLVNTGSMQDYSESSNWQRKRSYQWKDTIGPVEERATNANFWGYNQSYGLGYYEYFRFSEDIGAMPLPVVPALVTGCGQNRATDDEALLQRHIQDTLDLIEFANGPVTSTWGKKRAAMGHPKPFGLTHLAVGNEENLPNEYFARFLKFRAAIEAAYPDITVVSNSGPDDSGSTFDTAWKLNREANVDMVDEHYYNSPQWFLQNNDRYDSYDRSGPKVFLGEYASQGNALKNALSEAAFMTGLERNADVVKLASYAPLLANEDYVQWRPDLIWFNNHASWNSANYEVQKLFMNNVGDRVVPSTATGTPTVSGPITGAVGLSTWATSAAYDDVQVTSADGTSLLSDDFSGDASRWTHNGTGSWSIQDGAYVQSDAAAENTLVTAGDPRWQDYDLHVRATKKSGKEGFLVAFGVKDTGNYYWWNLGGWNNTQSAVEQATDGGKSTLISKAGSIETGRAYDIDIKVRGRQVTLYLDGQEWGSFKDDKPAEPFRQVVTKDAATGDLIVKVVNAQSADARTAIDLGGAKVASRARVTTLAGEPDSVNSETNTPVTPVTSTVSGIATKFTYTFPANSVTFLRIRHG; the protein is encoded by the coding sequence ATGTCACGCACCCGCTGGAGATACGGCCTGACGGCCACCGCCTGTCTGTTGGCCGCCGGTCTCGTCCCCGCTCCCGCCCATGCCGAGGACGTCACCGACTACGCGATCACCGTCGACCCGACGGACCGGGGCGCGAAGATCGACGACACCATGTACGGCGTCTTCTTCGAGGACATCAACCGGGCCGCCGACGGCGGTCTGTACGCCGAGCTCGTGCAGAACCGGTCCTTCGAGTACTCCACCGCGGACAACGGCTCGTACACCCCCCTCACCTCCTGGGCGGTCTCCGGCACGGCCGAGGTACTCGACGACTCCGGCCGGCTGAACGAGCGCAACCGCAACTACCTCTCCCTGAGCGCCGGTTCGGCCGTCACCAACTCCGGATACAACACCGGTGTCCGCGTCGAGCAGGGCAAGCGGTACGACTTCTCCGTATGGGCCCGCGCCGACGCCGGATCCACCCTCACCGTCGGTCTGAAGGACGCGGCGGGCACCCTCGCGACGGCCCGTCAGGTCGCTGTCTCGGGCGGCTGGAAGAAGTACACCGCCACCTTCACCGCGAGCCGCACCAGCTCCCACGGCCGCCTCGCCGTCGCCTCCTCCGGTGCCGCCGCGCTCGACATGGTCTCGCTCTTCCCGCGCGACACCTACAAGCAGCAGGCGAACGGACTGCGCAAGGACCTCGCCCAGAAGATCGAGGCCCTCAACCCCTCCTTCGTCCGCTTCCCCGGCGGCTGCCTGGTCAACACCGGCTCCATGCAGGACTACAGCGAGTCCTCGAACTGGCAGCGCAAGCGTTCCTACCAGTGGAAGGACACCATCGGTCCGGTGGAGGAGCGCGCCACCAACGCCAACTTCTGGGGATACAATCAGAGTTACGGCCTCGGCTACTACGAGTACTTCCGCTTCTCCGAGGACATCGGCGCCATGCCGCTGCCCGTGGTCCCCGCCCTGGTCACCGGCTGCGGCCAGAACCGCGCCACCGACGACGAGGCGCTGCTCCAGCGGCACATCCAGGACACCCTCGACCTCATCGAGTTCGCCAACGGCCCGGTCACCAGCACCTGGGGCAAGAAGCGCGCCGCGATGGGCCACCCCAAGCCCTTCGGCCTGACCCACCTCGCCGTCGGCAACGAGGAGAACCTCCCGAACGAGTACTTCGCCCGCTTCCTGAAGTTCCGCGCCGCGATCGAGGCCGCGTACCCGGACATCACCGTCGTCTCCAACTCCGGCCCCGACGACTCCGGTTCGACCTTCGACACCGCCTGGAAGCTCAACCGCGAGGCGAACGTCGACATGGTCGACGAGCACTACTACAACAGCCCGCAGTGGTTCCTCCAGAACAACGACCGCTACGACAGCTACGACCGCTCAGGACCCAAGGTCTTCCTCGGCGAGTACGCCTCCCAGGGCAACGCCCTCAAGAACGCCCTCTCCGAAGCCGCGTTCATGACCGGCCTGGAGCGCAACGCCGACGTCGTCAAGCTTGCCTCGTACGCCCCGCTGCTCGCCAACGAGGACTATGTGCAGTGGCGGCCCGACCTGATCTGGTTCAACAACCACGCCTCCTGGAACTCCGCCAACTACGAGGTCCAGAAGCTGTTCATGAACAACGTCGGCGACCGCGTCGTCCCCTCCACCGCGACCGGTACCCCCACCGTCAGCGGCCCGATCACCGGCGCCGTCGGCCTGTCGACCTGGGCGACCAGCGCGGCGTACGACGATGTGCAGGTGACCTCGGCGGACGGCACGTCGCTGCTCAGCGACGACTTCTCCGGTGACGCCTCCCGGTGGACGCACAACGGCACCGGCAGCTGGAGCATCCAGGACGGGGCCTACGTCCAGAGCGACGCCGCCGCCGAGAACACCCTGGTGACCGCGGGCGATCCGCGCTGGCAGGACTACGACCTGCATGTGAGGGCCACCAAGAAGTCCGGCAAGGAGGGCTTCCTGGTCGCCTTCGGCGTCAAGGACACCGGCAACTACTACTGGTGGAACCTGGGCGGCTGGAACAACACCCAGTCCGCCGTCGAACAGGCCACGGACGGTGGCAAGTCGACGCTGATCTCCAAGGCCGGGTCGATCGAGACCGGCCGCGCCTACGACATCGACATCAAGGTGCGCGGCCGCCAGGTCACCCTCTACCTCGACGGCCAGGAGTGGGGCAGCTTCAAGGACGACAAGCCGGCCGAGCCCTTCCGCCAGGTCGTCACCAAGGACGCGGCCACCGGCGACCTGATCGTCAAGGTCGTCAACGCCCAGTCCGCGGACGCCCGTACGGCGATCGACCTGGGCGGCGCGAAGGTCGCCTCCCGAGCCCGGGTGACCACCCTGGCCGGTGAGCCGGACTCGGTGAACAGCGAGACGAACACCCCGGTCACGCCCGTGACGTCGACCGTGTCGGGGATCGCCACGAAGTTCACGTACACCTTCCCGGCGAACTCGGTGACCTTCCTGCGGATCAGGCACGGGTAG